From Scophthalmus maximus strain ysfricsl-2021 chromosome 14, ASM2237912v1, whole genome shotgun sequence, one genomic window encodes:
- the LOC118282835 gene encoding norrin translates to MKPSISAGPPSGLLLVLVCCPLLGLVQSAGGNKASGDNAHPHLADSDPERCMRHHFVETITHPIYKCNSKMVLLARCEGHCSHTTRSDPLISFSSVLKQPFKSTCSCCRPHTSKLKAVRLRCAGGTRITATYRYILACNCEECS, encoded by the exons ATGAAGCCTTCAATCTCCGCGGGCCCCCCCTCTGGcctgctgctggtcctggtgtgctgccccctgctgggccTGGTGCAGTCGGCCGGCGGCAACAAGGCCAGCGGCGACAACGCGCATCCGCACCTGGCCGACTCGGACCCGGAGCGATGCATGAGGCACCACTTTGTGGAGACCATCACACATCCCATCTACAAGTGCAACTCCAAG atggtgctgctggcGCGCTGCGAGGGCCACTGCAGCCACACCACGCGCTCCGACCCGCTCATCTCCTTCAGCTCGGTGCTCAAGCAGCCGTTCAAGAgcacctgctcctgctgccgGCCGCACACCTCCAAGCTGAAGGCGGTGCGGCTGCGCTGCGCCGGGGGCACGCGCATCACGGCCACGTACCGATACATCCTCGCCTGCAACTGCGAGGAGTGCAGCTGA